The sequence aacttgtttacactgttgaagttatcttaatgctaccagcgtttttaaatgtacacaattttcacccatataatCAGGAAacagttttccagtcttctttcaatgaatattcttcttgttctcttattttctAACTCCCTTTTAAAGTTGTCTAATGGCCATTGTGTCACCTTGTGACAATAAAATTATACACGTTAATTATGTTTTTCGTGGTGGTGGGATGTTAGAGGACTTCCTTTCCTTTGTTGTAAATATATTGAGTTCAGTCTGAATTCAAGTTGCAATCCTAATTCTATCTGATCAGACAGAAGTAAATCGCTGGAGAAGTGCAGTCTGACTAAGTTGCATTTTCCAGACTTCTGCTCACATTATGATTAATATAAGTTCCATGGATTTCAGTGCTAGTTTCAGAGGTATGTATGTATGGGCTGATGATACTGAGAGCTACCCACAGTGGGCTacataaaaaaacacaataattgtatgtactgtgtgtgtgtgtgtgtgtgtgtgtgtgtgtgtttgtatatatatatatatatatatatatatatatatatatatgtgtgtgtgtgtgtgtgtgtgtgtgtgtgtgtgtgtataatgggTCTACTATAAGCATGACTAAATCTGGTTGTTTTGTTGAGTGGgaggtggtggggttttttgatGCTGCCTCTCATTTTATGTCTCCTACACAATTACTCATTGCATCCCTTCTGCCTTCTCAAGATCTTAATGAAATTTGATGGCTTCCAAGACTCATTCCCTACTCCCTGACTTCTTCAACTCCCCCTCCTTGCAGTTTTTAGTTTCCTTCTAATATTGTGGGGTTTTTCCTGATTATTTTCCTCATTATTGCTTAGCAGCCTTGAGGCTTCAGCAATAATACAAGATGTAAGCCTCAATATAAATTAATGCAACACTCTTGGATCAGGTGAGGCTATTTACTTCCAATCTGTTTTCCTGTTTCAGTTCCAGCTAAGCCCTAAGAGGGAGATAACATGGGCAGAAGAGAGAATGAGACTACCATGACCGAATTCATCCTGCTGGGCCTCTCTAGTAACCCTCAGACGAAGATCGCCCTCTTTGGCCTCTTTCTCCTCATCTACCTCATCACTGTGGTGGGCAacggtctcctcctgctgcttgctGTGGTGGATCCCCGCCTGCAcactcccatgtacttcttccttggCAACctgtctttccttgacatctgctataCTACCAGCAGCATCCCCCAGATGTTGGCTCATTGCCTGTCAGCCAAGACCACCATTTCCCATTCTGGCTGTTACGCCCAAATGTACATCTCCCTCTTCTTGGGGATGACAGAATGCCTCCTGCTGGCGATGATGTCCTACGACCGCTGGGTGGCTGTTTGCAACCCCCTGCGCTATAATATCATCATGAGCAATAACGTTTGCATTGCTATGGCAACCATTTCATGGGGCAGCTCCTTCCTGCTGATCCTGGTACCTTCTCTCACCTCACAGGCCTCTCTATGTGGGCATAATGTTATTAACCACTTTTCGTGTGAGGTCCAGGCTATGCTCAAGTTGGCGTGCTCAGACACTAGTGGAAACCAGGTGACAATGTTTGCCACCAGTATCCTTACTCTGCTTCTTCCCTTCGGCTTCATCTTGGTCACCTACGCCCGTATTATCACCACCGTGTTGAAAATGCAATCCACAGAGAACAGGGCCAAGGCCTTCTCAACCTGTAGTTCACATCTCATGGTGGTCACCATATTCTATGGAACAGCCATGTCAATGTACTTACAGCCTCAGACCAAAACATCCTCAGATCTAGACAAATACATTGCCATATTCTATGGCACCATCACACCCATGTTGAATCCACTGATCTATAGCTTAAGGAATAAGGATGTGAAACAAGCTTTCCGGAAAGTgacagggaggaagagaggcCTCTGATACCTACCAACCCCTCCCTTTAATATCAGAAATGCTGGCCTTTTCTTTTGATGTATATTTTTGTATAGGTGCACATTTGTACTGGACCCCGCTAGTGTCTTTTCAACTAATACTTTTGTGTCTAGAAAAACCTATAATTTGTCACCTAAAGTCTTGAAAAATACGGGAGCGAGGTTTATGGATAGTGAAATAACGAAACACAAACATTTCTGATGTCGAGCACTGACTTTTGAGCTTGGGAATTCAGCTGTTGTGGAATTATGAATGTTTGCCCTGGAGAAATGTAGTCACAGCATGAAGAACCTGAGCAAACAAATTCTAGAAGGGAACCTGTTTTAGTCTGCCACAACAAAAGCATCAAAGactcttgtggcactttaaagactagcTTATTTCTTCTCAGGTTTCCATATATTCCTTCATTTTCAGATGTCTGATGATATAGGCTAAAGTCCATTAAAGATTATGCCACAGGTCTGCACTTCCCTGGCCCATGTCCATGCACTTTCCATTTTTTGTCCCTCCacattccccaggaaaacccagtctctactgctgaattggaataaACAGCAATTAGGGTTTTCCACAAATTGCcacttgctccaattcagtgtcaaagagcgggttttcatggggaaaatggtggggcaaaaataaataccgtattttttgctctataagactcactttttccctccaaaaaattacggggaaatgtgtgtttgtcttatggagcgaatgcaggctgcgcaggctatcccagaagctataACAGCAAGAgttattgctgctttcactgtgcagcgatacctcttgttgttctggcttctgagattcagaatatatttttttcttgttttcctcctccaaaaactaggtgcgtcttatggtctggtgcgtcttatagagcgaaaaatacggtaaatgcttgGACATGGACTGGAAAGCCCaaatctgtgcctagaaatgtaGCACAAAGGCAAGTGTTATGGAAACACAATTGTCTCAATTCAGCAGCTCcctcagaatcacagaattgtagagttggaagggactctgaggatcacctagtccaaccccctacaatgcaggaataggcagcggTTCCATAGGGGGATCAAACCGGCAactttggcatcatcagcaccacgatctaaccaactgagctgtgcaACTTCCACAAGCAGAAGGTCCAGAATAGAGCTATGGGTGAGCTGGAGTTCATGTCCCACCCAACTTTGCATGCAATGCCATTTCCTGATGTTGAAATGAAGATGGCATCCCTGGCTTATGTGCTGCCCTGTGTAACCTAAAGATCTGGAACTGGGAAGCAAGCTTTTGAAATCCTGGCATGAAATCAAAACATGTTTTGAAATGTGTGGAACGAGTTGTGCACAGTcatgtttatttggttttcaatatcttaaataaaaatgttgcatGTCTCTGCAAATGTGTCAGTCTCTCCTTTTCCCTCTGAGCTCTTTTT comes from Podarcis raffonei isolate rPodRaf1 chromosome 13, rPodRaf1.pri, whole genome shotgun sequence and encodes:
- the LOC128399439 gene encoding olfactory receptor 13H1-like; its protein translation is MGRRENETTMTEFILLGLSSNPQTKIALFGLFLLIYLITVVGNGLLLLLAVVDPRLHTPMYFFLGNLSFLDICYTTSSIPQMLAHCLSAKTTISHSGCYAQMYISLFLGMTECLLLAMMSYDRWVAVCNPLRYNIIMSNNVCIAMATISWGSSFLLILVPSLTSQASLCGHNVINHFSCEVQAMLKLACSDTSGNQVTMFATSILTLLLPFGFILVTYARIITTVLKMQSTENRAKAFSTCSSHLMVVTIFYGTAMSMYLQPQTKTSSDLDKYIAIFYGTITPMLNPLIYSLRNKDVKQAFRKVTGRKRGL